The following is a genomic window from Amycolatopsis sp. BJA-103.
CTTCCTGACCGCGTATCTCGAAGACACCTTGACGGCCGGGGACTACCGGGCCGAGGTCGTCCGCCAGACGCGGCTCGGCGTCGTCTCCCCGGTCTTCTTCGGATCCGCGCGCAGCGGCGAAGGGATCGCCGAGCTGACCTCCGGCATCCGCGAATTCCTCGCGGGAGCGGGAAAACCCGTACCGGACGACCGGTTGCGCGCCGCGGTGTTCAAGATCGAACGCGGCCGTGCCAACGAGAAGATCGCCTACCTCCGCGTGTTCTCCGGCGAGATCGGCGCGCGAGACCACGTCCGGTTCCATCGGCGGGGTCCCGTCGGGACGGTCACGACCGAGGCGAAGGTGAGCGCGGTGCATGTTTTCGAACTCGGCGACGACACCGTCGAGGCCCGCGCGGGGGCCGGGCAGATCGCCAAGGTCACCGGGCTCAAGGAGATCCGGATCGGCGACCGCGTCGGCGTCCCCCGCACCGAGGGCGCCGCCGCGCAGTTTCCGCCGCCCGCCTTGGAAACCGTGGTCGGTCCCGCGCGGCCCGAGGAGACGCCGTCAGTGTTCGCCGCCCTGCTGGAGCTGGCGGAACAGGATCCACTGATCACCGTCCGTCAAGACGACGAGACGCGTCAGATCTCGGTGCGGCTCTACGGCGAGGTGCAGAAGGAGATCATCGCGGAGACACTCGCCACCCAGCACGGCCTCGACGTCGAGTTCAGTCTCACCAAGCCGATCTGCGTCGAACGGCCGATCGGCGTCGGGTCCGCCGTGTGGTTCATCACCGAGAAGCGGAATCCGTACTTCGCGACACTCGGGCTGCGGGCCGGCCCCGGCGCACCGGGCTCCGGGCTGACCTTCGGCCTCGACGTCGAACTCGGTTCTCTCCCGCTCGCCTTCCACAAGGCCATCGAGGAGACCGTCGAGGCGACGTTGCGGCGGGGGCCGTCCGGCCGGGAGGTGCTCGACTGCGTGGTGACCGTCACCCATACCGGCTACTTCAGCCCGGTCAGCGCGGCGGGTGATTTCCGCAAGGTCACCCCGTTCGTGCTGGCGGAGGCGCTCCGGGATGCGGGGACCGAGGTCCTCGAACCGGTCAGCCGCGTCGAGGTGGAACTGCCCGCCGACACGGTCAACGGCACGCTCTCCCTGCTGGTCGAGCTCGGCGGGACCGTGACCGGGTCGGTCACGCGCGGTGACCGGGCTGAACTGACGGGCACTCTGCCCGCCGGCCAGGTCGCCCGGTTCGAGCGTTACCTGCCGGGTCTCACCCGCGGCGAGGGCCTGACGACCGCCGAACCCGCGGGCCATCGCCCGAGGGTTACCCCGAATCGGCCAATGCCCGGCTAGCCGGGACGAGTACGTTTTGGGGAGGCCGGTGCGACCGGACCGGCCTCGGGAAAGGGACACGATGGATCAGTTTCGCGACACCGCGGCGGCGTTGCGGGAGCTCACGGAGTCGATGCGGCTCGACGAGCCCCAAGACGCGTTGCTGGAACGGGTGGCGAAGAAGGTGGTCGGCATGCTGCCCGGCGCGGACGCGGCGACGGTCACGCTGTACTCCGACGACGAGCCGAGCACCGTCGCCACCACCGACGAGTCCCTGCTTCCCCTGGACAAGGCGCAGTACAGCGCGGACGAGGGGCCCTGCCTGACGGCCGCCCAGAGGGGGACGATCGTCCGGACGCGGCTGGAGACCGCGGCCGAACGCTGGCCGGACTTCGCGGCCGCCGCCGAGCAGCTGGGCGTGCGGACCGCGCTGGCCTGCCCGCTGTTCGTCCCCGACGAATCCCATTTCAGGCGGCGTGACACCGAACCGCTGTCGGGCGCCCTCAACGTCTGGAGCTTCGAGGAGAACGCTTTCGATCCCGTCGAAGCGGCGCTGGTCGCGATGTTCACCTCGGCGATCTCGGCGATCGTCCTGACCGCGTCCCGCTGGGCCGCCGCCGAAAGACAGGCGGAGACCCTGGTCGCCGCGCTGGAGACCAGGGACGCCATCGCCACCGCGAAGGGCATCGTGATGGCACGTCTGGAACTGAACGCCGAAGAGGCCTTCCGCTGGCTCACCGAGGCGTCGCAGCACACGAACCGCAAGATCCGGGAGATCTCGGTGCTGATCGCCGAGGACCCGGGAACGGTCTTCGGCAGCTAGGCCAGCGAGATCCGGCGGTTCTCCCGTGACGACTCGAGGCCGGCTTCCGCGAGCCGGATGCCGCGCACCCCTGCCATGAAGTCGTAGGGGTGCGGCGCGTCCTCCACGACGTGGCGGACGAACTGCTCCCACTGGGCCCGGAAACCGTTGCCGAAGTCCTCGTTGTCCGGCACTTCCTGCCACTGCGCGCGATACGACCGCGTCTCGGCGAGATCCGGGTTCCACACCGGCTTCGGCGTGGCTTCCCGCGGCTGGACGACGCATTTGTGCAGACCGGCGACCGCGCTGCCGCGGGTGCCGTCGACCTGGAACTCCACCAGTTCGTCGCGGTGCACCCGCACGCACCAGGACGAGTTGAGCTGGGCGATGACACCGCCTTCGAGCTCGAAGATCGCGTACGCGGCGTCGTCGGCCGTGGCGGCGTACCGCTCGCCCTTCTCATCGACGCGCTCCGGGATGTGGGTGACGGCCTTCGCGGTCACCGCGGTGACGGCGCCGAAGAGGTTCTCCAGCACGTAGTTCCAGTGGCAGAACATGTCGACGACGATGCCGCCGCCGTCTTCGGCGCGGTAGTTCCAGCTCGGGCGCTGCGCGGCCTGCCAGTCGCCTTCGAAGACCCAGTAGCCGAACTCGCCGCGCACGGAGAGCACCTGGCCGAAGAAGCCGCTGTCGATCAGCCGCTTCAGCTTCAGCAGGCCGGGGAGGTACAGCTTGTCGTGGACGACGCCGTTCTTGACCCCGGCCGCCTCCGCGTGCCGTGCCAGGGCGAGCGCGCCTTCGACCGACTCCGCCACCGGCTTCTCGGTGTAGATGTGCTTGCCCGCGTCGATGGCCTGGATGATCGACTTCTCGCGGACGGCGGTCAGCTGCGCGTCGAAGTACAGCGGGAGGTCGTCGTCGCCGAGCGCGGCGTCGAGGTCGGTGGTCCAGCGGGTCAGGCCGTGCCGCTTGGCGATCTCCTCGAGCTTGTCCGCGTTGCGCCCCACCAGTACCGGCTCCAGCTGGACCCGCGACCCGTCGGCCAGCTCGACCCCGCCCGCCTCCCTGATCGCCAGGACCGAGCGCACCAGGTGCTGCCGATAGCCCATCCGCCCGGTGACGCCGTTCATCACGACGCCGAGTTTCCGCGTGGTCATCCGTTCTCCTTCTGAAAGCGCTTTCTCACACCCATCCTGAAAGCGCTTTCACGCGGTGTCAAGACCGGAGGGAGCTGAAGGGGACTTTCCCCACATGAGACGCGGCGAAGGGAGCTTTCCCCACATAGGACGCGGGGAAAGTCCCCTTCAGCTCAACGCCGAGCGCGGACGGCGTCGAGGTACTCCGTGATCGCGTCCCGGTTGCGGAGCAGGCATTCGGCGCGCCGGGTCATCCGGTCGCGTTCGGCCTCCAGCGTCTCGAGCATCTCCCTGGTCGCGTCCGGGAAGTAGATCTGCCGGGGTTTGTCCAGGCACGGCAGGATCTGCTTGATGATCCGGGTCGGCAGCCCGGCGTCGAGCAGGCCGCGGACCTGGATGACCCTGTCGACCGAAGGCTCGCCGTAGTCGCGGTAGCCGTTGGCCTGCCGTTCCGAGATGATGAGACCCTGTTCCTCGTAGTACCGCAGCAGACGGCGCGACGTCCCCGTCCGCTCCGACAGCTCTCCGATCCGCATGTGCGCCACCTCACCCCGGCCGACTTGACCTTCACATCTATGTGATGGTTCGAGCATACGGACCATGACTCCGAAACTCCCACTCGGCGCGTTGCTCGCGCTGACGACGGCGGCGTTCGTCACCGTCCTCACCGAAGCCCTTCCCGCGGGGGTACTGCCCGCGATGAGCGCCGGTCTCGGCGTCGGCGAGGCGGCGACCGGCCAGCTGGTGACGGTGTACGCGATCGGCACCGCCCTCACCGCGATCCCCCTGTCCGCCGCGACGGCGGGTTGGCGGCGCAAACGCTTGCTCCTGACCGGCGTGGCCGGTTTCGCCGTCGCCAACACGGTCACGGCCCTGTCCACGAGCTACCCGCTGACCCTCGGCGCGCGGTTCGTCGCCGGGATCGCGGCGGGCGTGGTCTGGGCGCTGCTGACCGGCTACGCGCGGCGGTTGGCCCCGGAACCGGTGCGGGGCAAAGCGATCGCCATCGTGATGACCGGCATCCCGCTCGCGCTTTCGCTCGGCATCCCCGCCGGCACGTTCCTGGGCACCCTCTTCGGCTGGCAGGTGACGTTCTCGCTCATGTCGGCGATCGCGCTCGGCCTCCTCGGCTGGATCGCGCTCGCCGTCCCCGATTTCCCGGGACAGGACAAGGGCGGCAGGCTCCCGGTGCGCAGGACCCTCGCCGTGCCCGGCGTGGCCGCGGTCCTGTTCGTGACGCTGACCTTCGTGCTGGCGCACAACATCCTCTACACCTACATCGCCACCTTCCTCGACCACGTTTCGATGGGCGGCGCCGTCGACCGGATCCTGCTGGTGTTCGGGCTGGCGTCGATGGTCAGCATCTGGCTCGTCGGCCTCCGCATCGACCGGCGGCTGCGCGCGCTGACCGTCGCCGGCACCGTCCTCGTCGCCCTCGGCGCGACGATTTTGGCTCTGCTGGGCGAAAACCCGGCGCTGGTCCACGTCGCGGCGGCACTGTGGGGGCTCGGCTGGGGCGGCATCCCGACGCTGTTGCAGACCGCCGCCGCGCAGGCGGGCGACAAGGGCGGCGCGGCGGACATCGCGCAGGCCATGCTGGTCACCCTGTGGAACGCCGCGATGGCGGGCGGCGGGATCGCGGGCGGTGTCCTCCTCGCCGGGTTCGGCGCCGGATCGTTCCCGTGGAGTGTCCTGGCGCTGCTCGTGCCGACGCTGGCCGTGGTGCTGGTGGCGCGGCGGCACGGGTTCACAGCGGCAGTTCCGGATGCCTCCGGATCGCCTCGAGAACCAGGTCGACAGCAGCGCGAGGAGCGGAGCCACGCCTGATCGCCGCGGTGATGGCGCGGGTGACCGGTGTCGCGAGCTCGCGGGTGGCGACCTTGTAGCGCTTGTCGACGGCGAGGCCGGGCAGGAGCGCGATCGCGAGTCCGGCCTCGACGTGCTGCAAGGTCATCATGTAGTTGCTGAACCGGCCGATCACACGCGGCTCGAACCCGGCTTCGCGGCAGAGCCGGGTGGCGAGGTTCGCCATGTACGACTTCGGGATGTCGAACGCCCAGGGCTCGCTCGCGTAGGCGGAGAGGTCTGCGGGACCCCGGCCCGCGGCCGGATGGCCGGGCGGGACGACGAGCACCACCGGGTCGGCCGCGAGCGGCACGAGCTCGACGTCCGGCCCCAGCGGCTGCTCGACGAAGTCCGTGGTGGTGATGATGATGTCGGCGTCACCGACGCGGAGCGCGGACATGCTCACGTGCGGTTCGAGTTCGAGCAGTTCGATGTCCAGCTGCGGATGCGAGCGGGCCAGCCGGAGCACCGCGGGCACGGCGATGGTGTGGATCGCGCTCTGGAAGGCGCCGAGCCGCACGAGCCCCGTCTGCGCCTCCCCGAGGCTGCGCAACTCCGCCTCGACGGTGTCCATGTGGTCGAGGATCGCCCTGGCGCGGCGGGCCAGCATCAGCCCGGCCGGGGTCAGCCGGACGCGGCGGCCGGTGCGTTCCAGCAGTTGTGTGCGTGTTTCGGCTTCGAGGACCGCGAGCTGCTGGGACACGCTCGACGCGCTCAGGTTGGCCGCCTTCGCGACCGCGCGGACGGTGCCGAGGGTGTCCAGCCTGCTCAGCAGGCTGAGTCTCCATGGGTTGAGCATGGGGCCATTGTTGTACGGATCAAGCGAACAGCACAGCCGGAATTGTGAGATGGACGTGTCGCTCGGATCCGTCTTACCGTCGAGGCATGGCTGCTCCGATCACCGACCTGACCACCGCCGACGGCTTCTGGGCCGACGCCGACAAGCACCTCGTGCGCTATGCCGGGGCCGGCGACTTCACCCGCGAGATCATCGACCACGCCGCCGGGAGCTACCTGTTCACCGAGTCCGGGCGGCGGATCCTCGACTTCACATCCGGGCAGATGAGCGCGATCCTCGGGCATTCGCATCCCGAGATCGTCGGCACCGTGCGGCGGCAGATCGGCTCGCTCGACCACCTGTTCAGCGGGATGCTGAGCCGTCCCGTCGTCGACCTCGCGCGGCGGCTGGCCGAGACTCTGCCGTCACCGCTGGAAAAGGCGTTGCTGCTGACCACCGGGGCGGAGTCGAACGAGGCCGCGATCCGGATGGCGAAACTGGTCACCGGGAAGCACGAGATCGTGTCGTTCGCCAGGTCGTGGCACGGGATGACCCAGGCCGCGGCGAACGCGACCTACAGCGCGGGCCGCAAGGGCTACGGCCCGTCCGCGCCGGGCAATTTCGCCATTCCCGCGCCGAACCCCTACCGGCCGGACTTCCTCACCGCCGAAGGAGAACTGGACTGGCGGCGCCAGCTGGACTTCGGGTTCGAGATGATCGACGCCCAGTCCGTCGGCAGCCTCGCGGCGTGCGTCGTCGAACCGATCCTCAGCTCGGGCGGGATCATCGAACCGCCGCCCGGCTACTTCGCCGCACTGCTCGAGAAATGCCGCGAACGCGGGATGCTGATGATCCTCGACGAGGCGCAGACCGGCTTGTGCCGCACGGGAAACTGGTACGCCTTCGAACGCGACGGTGTCGTCCCCGACATCCTGACCCTGTCCAAGACACTGGGCGCCGGGCTTCCGCTGGCGGCAGTGATCACCAGCGCGGAAATCGAGCAGGAGGCGCACGACCGCGGCTATCTGTTCTTCACCACGCATGTCGCGGACCCGCTGGTGGCCGCCGTCGGGAACACCGTGCTCGACGTCCTCACCCGGGACAGGCTCGACGAACGCGCCACCGAACTGGGCGCTTTTCTCCGCCGCGGCCTCGAAAACCTCGCCGATCGTCACGACGTCATCGGCGACATCCGCGGACGGGGCCTGCTCGTCGGCGTCGAGCTCGTCTTGGACCGTTCCACGAAGCGGAGCTCCGACGAACTCGGCGCACGGGTCACCCGGCGTTGTCTCGAACTGGGACTGCACATGAACATCGTGCAGTTGCCGGGGATGGGCGGCGTATTCCGGATCGCGCCCCCGCTGACCGCGACGGAAGACGAACTGGCGGAGGGCCTGGGAATTCTGGACCAGGCGATCGGGAATGCCCTCGACCGGTTCGACGGATGATTCTTCGTCACTTTCGTAACGTCTTCATCTCCGTGCGAGAATTACCGTTTCACATTCCCGTCCGGCTTCAACCGTGACCTGATCTTAGGCCATATCGGTCAACCCGGACCACCGGCGCCTTTGTCACCGCATGGAATCCCCTCGGCTGTCTATAGTCGACGCTCAAAGTGGGCGCGGTCGAATCGGGGAGCCGCGCGGGGAGGGGGGCCGATGCCTGCCGGCATACCCCGAATATCCGGTCTCGGTGCGATCACCGGCGGCCTGGTCGAGGAACTGCTCACCCGCCCGAAAGGGCAAAGCCGAGCCCTGCCCGTCGTGGTCGCGCTCGGCGCGCGGGGAACCGGGAAGTCCGCGTTGCTCGACGCGATAACCGAGCGCTGCGAAGAAATACCGCACGCCTATCTCGATTTCGAACGACACGAACGGGAGAACATCCAGCCGAGGGAACTGCTCGCCCACCTCGCGTTCGACCTCGGCAGGCACCGGAAACAGTTCGGCAGGCTGGCCTTTCCCCGGCTGTGGCTGTGCATGCTCGTACTGAGCGCGCCGGTGGAATTGCGCGACCGCCGGGCCGCGCTGCGCAAGATCCGTGAACTGCTGGCGGAGAACCAGCCGCTCGAACAGAACCGGGAAACGATCGTCGACGTGGTGCGCCTCGTCGGCGGGGTCGCTCCGGCGGGCGGCTTGAAGGGCTGGCCCGAAGCCACCGATCTGCTGCTGCGCGGACTCGGCTGGTACGGCAGGCGACGGCTGGCGGGCAAGATGAAAGCGCTGCCCGCCAGCACCGGCAACCACGAGGATTTCCTCATCGAGATCGCCAAGCACGCGCGAGGCGACGACGAGGACCGCGCGGCCGTCGACGGCATTTTCTGCGACGCCTTCCTCACCGATCTGCGCTTGGGCTACCAAGGCGTCAACCGGTCACGCCGCACGCTCAACAGCGTCGTCCTGCTGGACAACGCGCACACCCCGGGCGGCCAGGTCTTCCTGCGGACCCTGACGGAGGCGCGGCATCGCTCCGGCGGCGAGCCCGACCCGCTGGTGGTGATCGCCACCAGCCGGAGATGGAATCCGGACTGGAACGAAAGCTGGTCGCTGCTGACCCCGCAACGGGGTGCGCCGTCACGAAGACGGCCGACGACCCACCGGACCGACGGGCTGCGGGCGCCGTCGCCGCGGCAACCGTCCGATGTGGACTCGGATTGGACGGCAGGCGGGGACCCACGCTGGTATCCGTGGTACCTCCTCGAACTGGGCGCGCTTTCCGAAGACGACGTGGTGGACATCGTCGCCCGCGGCGACATCCACCCGACCTCGCGGCTGCCGCGATTCCTGTACCGGCTCACCGACGGGCACCCCGGCGCGGTCACCACGGTGTTCGGCGCTTCGGCTCAGCTCTACGATTCCCGCGCCCCCAACGCGCTCCGCACTTCCTTGCGGACCGGCGTCGAGGCCGAGGACGGTACCGAGACGACCTTGCTCGCCGCGGCGCAGGCCTATCTGCTGCAGGACCTGCCGGTGCCGGGCAGGCAGGATCTCGTCACGGCGAGCGCCGCGCGCGACGTGGAAACGCTGTTCCACAAGAACATCGTCGATCTGCGCAACGCGACGGAAGAAGGCGCGCTGTTCAAGGAACTCGGCGATCTCCTGTGGTTGCGGGCGGAGCCCGGCGAGGAGCTCCACTACGTCCTGCACCCGTGGCTGCGGCGGATTCTGCTGCAGGAGCTCGCGGCCCGCCCCGAGGATCACCCGCTGAACTGGGAGCGGGTGCACACCCGGTGCCGTGACTTCTACGGGAAACACGGCCAGCGGGTGGCCGCGCGCTATCACGACCTGGCGCTGGAGAACGTCTCCGCGGTCGTCGCGCACCTGAGCGAGCCGTTCGCCGACGACCACCAGCCGGAGTTCGACGTGGCGGCCGCCGAAGCCTGGCTCGCCGAACTCGACGTCATCACCGCGGCGCCCAACCGGCTGGACGCGGGCGCGGAAGCGTACGAACAGCTGGAGGCGCACGCCGGGCACGCCGACGGCGAACTGGAGACCACCCTCTCCTGGCTGGTGGTCGCGTTGTGGATCGCGGCGGATCCGCTCGGCGATCCGGGCGGGACGCTGAACTCGACCATCGAAGGCGGTTTCCACCAGCTGGCGCACGGCCGGGGACGGGGATCCATCCTGTTGCACGAAAGGGCGGAGAGATACCGATGACCGCACGGAGCGAGCGGATCAGACCACCACGGCCGACGTGGTCGAAGTGGCTGACGGCGGGCGGCGGCGTGCTCCTGCTCGTCGCCGCACTCGTGGTCGTGTTCGTCGT
Proteins encoded in this region:
- a CDS encoding Gfo/Idh/MocA family protein, whose protein sequence is MTTRKLGVVMNGVTGRMGYRQHLVRSVLAIREAGGVELADGSRVQLEPVLVGRNADKLEEIAKRHGLTRWTTDLDAALGDDDLPLYFDAQLTAVREKSIIQAIDAGKHIYTEKPVAESVEGALALARHAEAAGVKNGVVHDKLYLPGLLKLKRLIDSGFFGQVLSVRGEFGYWVFEGDWQAAQRPSWNYRAEDGGGIVVDMFCHWNYVLENLFGAVTAVTAKAVTHIPERVDEKGERYAATADDAAYAIFELEGGVIAQLNSSWCVRVHRDELVEFQVDGTRGSAVAGLHKCVVQPREATPKPVWNPDLAETRSYRAQWQEVPDNEDFGNGFRAQWEQFVRHVVEDAPHPYDFMAGVRGIRLAEAGLESSRENRRISLA
- a CDS encoding MerR family transcriptional regulator yields the protein MRIGELSERTGTSRRLLRYYEEQGLIISERQANGYRDYGEPSVDRVIQVRGLLDAGLPTRIIKQILPCLDKPRQIYFPDATREMLETLEAERDRMTRRAECLLRNRDAITEYLDAVRARR
- a CDS encoding MFS transporter produces the protein MTPKLPLGALLALTTAAFVTVLTEALPAGVLPAMSAGLGVGEAATGQLVTVYAIGTALTAIPLSAATAGWRRKRLLLTGVAGFAVANTVTALSTSYPLTLGARFVAGIAAGVVWALLTGYARRLAPEPVRGKAIAIVMTGIPLALSLGIPAGTFLGTLFGWQVTFSLMSAIALGLLGWIALAVPDFPGQDKGGRLPVRRTLAVPGVAAVLFVTLTFVLAHNILYTYIATFLDHVSMGGAVDRILLVFGLASMVSIWLVGLRIDRRLRALTVAGTVLVALGATILALLGENPALVHVAAALWGLGWGGIPTLLQTAAAQAGDKGGAADIAQAMLVTLWNAAMAGGGIAGGVLLAGFGAGSFPWSVLALLVPTLAVVLVARRHGFTAAVPDASGSPREPGRQQREERSHA
- a CDS encoding GAF and ANTAR domain-containing protein, with the protein product MDQFRDTAAALRELTESMRLDEPQDALLERVAKKVVGMLPGADAATVTLYSDDEPSTVATTDESLLPLDKAQYSADEGPCLTAAQRGTIVRTRLETAAERWPDFAAAAEQLGVRTALACPLFVPDESHFRRRDTEPLSGALNVWSFEENAFDPVEAALVAMFTSAISAIVLTASRWAAAERQAETLVAALETRDAIATAKGIVMARLELNAEEAFRWLTEASQHTNRKIREISVLIAEDPGTVFGS
- a CDS encoding aspartate aminotransferase family protein; this encodes MAAPITDLTTADGFWADADKHLVRYAGAGDFTREIIDHAAGSYLFTESGRRILDFTSGQMSAILGHSHPEIVGTVRRQIGSLDHLFSGMLSRPVVDLARRLAETLPSPLEKALLLTTGAESNEAAIRMAKLVTGKHEIVSFARSWHGMTQAAANATYSAGRKGYGPSAPGNFAIPAPNPYRPDFLTAEGELDWRRQLDFGFEMIDAQSVGSLAACVVEPILSSGGIIEPPPGYFAALLEKCRERGMLMILDEAQTGLCRTGNWYAFERDGVVPDILTLSKTLGAGLPLAAVITSAEIEQEAHDRGYLFFTTHVADPLVAAVGNTVLDVLTRDRLDERATELGAFLRRGLENLADRHDVIGDIRGRGLLVGVELVLDRSTKRSSDELGARVTRRCLELGLHMNIVQLPGMGGVFRIAPPLTATEDELAEGLGILDQAIGNALDRFDG
- a CDS encoding LysR family transcriptional regulator produces the protein MLNPWRLSLLSRLDTLGTVRAVAKAANLSASSVSQQLAVLEAETRTQLLERTGRRVRLTPAGLMLARRARAILDHMDTVEAELRSLGEAQTGLVRLGAFQSAIHTIAVPAVLRLARSHPQLDIELLELEPHVSMSALRVGDADIIITTTDFVEQPLGPDVELVPLAADPVVLVVPPGHPAAGRGPADLSAYASEPWAFDIPKSYMANLATRLCREAGFEPRVIGRFSNYMMTLQHVEAGLAIALLPGLAVDKRYKVATRELATPVTRAITAAIRRGSAPRAAVDLVLEAIRRHPELPL
- a CDS encoding elongation factor G, with the protein product MEYLNIGILAHVDAGKTSLTERLLHHTGAIGTLGRVDAGDTRTDTMELERRRGITIRSAVVSFRIGDLRVNLIDTPGHPDFIAEVERALRVLDGVVLVVSAVEGVQAQTRVLMRALARLRIPVVIFANKVDRAGARYEDLLDDLTERLGVACVAMSEVDDLGTTAASVRPRPVSPAPGLAEQLAEHSDAFLTAYLEDTLTAGDYRAEVVRQTRLGVVSPVFFGSARSGEGIAELTSGIREFLAGAGKPVPDDRLRAAVFKIERGRANEKIAYLRVFSGEIGARDHVRFHRRGPVGTVTTEAKVSAVHVFELGDDTVEARAGAGQIAKVTGLKEIRIGDRVGVPRTEGAAAQFPPPALETVVGPARPEETPSVFAALLELAEQDPLITVRQDDETRQISVRLYGEVQKEIIAETLATQHGLDVEFSLTKPICVERPIGVGSAVWFITEKRNPYFATLGLRAGPGAPGSGLTFGLDVELGSLPLAFHKAIEETVEATLRRGPSGREVLDCVVTVTHTGYFSPVSAAGDFRKVTPFVLAEALRDAGTEVLEPVSRVEVELPADTVNGTLSLLVELGGTVTGSVTRGDRAELTGTLPAGQVARFERYLPGLTRGEGLTTAEPAGHRPRVTPNRPMPG